The Bacteroidota bacterium genomic interval AAAATCAAAATAACTGTCAATATCGAACGACCTTTCTGCGGGCATTATATATGCATAAGTTTTATCAGAATAATAAGTTTGTTTTTGCTTCAATAATTTATATTTGAATACATAGATTGCCCCATTGGGCATAAATGCCATTTCCGATTCCTGCCGGTTTCTGTTATCAGCAACCGATTCAAAATAATTTGACAATATGCCATCTTTATTTATTTTTTTTGCCCAAGAGGGAGGATGTGCGGCTTGGCAGCATGAAATAACTGAATCAGCATTCTTCTGAGAAAAAAGCTTAATAGCGTTGTCAATATCCATAGAAGTTCTAAGTGGGGATGTTGGCTGCAATACTGCAAATTCGTTTATATTAAAGTTAAATTCGTTATTCAACCTTTCAACAGTATATATATAAGTATCTATAGCCGGAGAATTATCAGTTGAAAGATATGACGGACGCAAAAACGGAACATCGGCTCCATATTTTATTGCTATCTCTGCAATTGCTTTATCATCTGTTGAAACAATCACTTTCTCAATGCTTGCTGACGCTTTCGCTGCTTCAATGGTGTATGCAATCAAAGGCTTGCCGCAAAGGTTTTTTATATTCTTGCCCGGCAATCCTTTTGAACCGCTTCTGGCTGGAATTATTGCAATCATATATCTAAATCTTTTCTATGAATTAATTCGTCTTCCTTAATATTCCGTTTTATTTTTTTTCCAACTATCTTATTAATCTCATCGGGAGGAATGCCTGTTCCGGGACGTTTAAAAACCAGATCATTCGTTGTAATAATGTGTCCTGCTGTCAAATTGTGTTTCGCAACAATGCTTCTTCTGAATTTCAGTTTTTTTTCTTCTTCTTCTTTTAACACGACTCTCTCATACATGCCGAGCGCTTTAACAATGTTCTTAGATTCATTTACAATCGTTTTCATTTCTAACGGGTCCGCAGAAATCTGATGATCCCATCCGGGCAAATCCTTATCAATAGTAAAATGCTTTTCAATTATACAACTGCCAAGCGTGGTGGCAGCAAGCGGTATGGATGTGCCAATAGTATGGTCTGAAAACCCAACCGGATAATTAAAAGTTTGACGCAACATTAAAATATTATTCAGATTTATATCCACAAATTCCGGAGGATAAATAGAGATACAATGCAATAAAATAATCTTATAGTTCCCTTGCGACTCTATAGTTTTTACAGCAGATTTTATTTCATCAAGTGACGCCATGCCTGTAGATAAGACGATGGGTTTATTGGTATTCGCAGCATATTTCAGGAGTGTAAGGTTATTCACATCCATAGAGGCAATTTTAATAAACGGTACATCTAACTTCACAAGCAAATCAATTTCTAATTCAGAAAAGGGCGATGAACAAAAATCTATACAAACGCTGCTACAATATTTTTTTAATTCAAAATGCTGCTCTTCCCGGAGATAATATTTTTCAACCATTTCTTTAAGAGAACCGAAATGTTTTTTGGGTGAATCCGTGTATTTTGTATTCCGTTCATACTCCTCCCGCGCTATAAGCGATTGGGGAGTCCACGACTGAAACTTCACTGCATCACAGCCGCATTTTTTTGCAGCATCTACTAACTTCCTTGCCA includes:
- a CDS encoding N-acetylneuraminate synthase family protein, which produces MPIDFFERIKKNKSPYIIAEVGSNHNGDMDLARKLVDAAKKCGCDAVKFQSWTPQSLIAREEYERNTKYTDSPKKHFGSLKEMVEKYYLREEQHFELKKYCSSVCIDFCSSPFSELEIDLLVKLDVPFIKIASMDVNNLTLLKYAANTNKPIVLSTGMASLDEIKSAVKTIESQGNYKIILLHCISIYPPEFVDINLNNILMLRQTFNYPVGFSDHTIGTSIPLAATTLGSCIIEKHFTIDKDLPGWDHQISADPLEMKTIVNESKNIVKALGMYERVVLKEEEEKKLKFRRSIVAKHNLTAGHIITTNDLVFKRPGTGIPPDEINKIVGKKIKRNIKEDELIHRKDLDI
- a CDS encoding acylneuraminate cytidylyltransferase family protein; amino-acid sequence: MIAIIPARSGSKGLPGKNIKNLCGKPLIAYTIEAAKASASIEKVIVSTDDKAIAEIAIKYGADVPFLRPSYLSTDNSPAIDTYIYTVERLNNEFNFNINEFAVLQPTSPLRTSMDIDNAIKLFSQKNADSVISCCQAAHPPSWAKKINKDGILSNYFESVADNRNRQESEMAFMPNGAIYVFKYKLLKQKQTYYSDKTYAYIMPAERSFDIDSYFDFELAELYIKKQKHGTD